In Labrus bergylta chromosome 11, fLabBer1.1, whole genome shotgun sequence, one genomic interval encodes:
- the paf1 gene encoding RNA polymerase II-associated factor 1 homolog, whose product MAPTIQTQAQREDGHSRQSSHRTVPERSGVVCRVKYCNSLPDIPFDPKFITYPFDQHRFVQYKATSLEKQHKHELLTEPDLGVTIDLINPDTYRIDPNILLDPADEKLLEEDIQAPSSSKRSQQHAKVVPWMRKTEYISTEFNRYGVSNEKVEVKIGVSVKQQFTEEEIYKDRDSQISAIEKTFEDAQKSIAQHYSKPRVTPVEVLPVFPDFKMWINPCAQVIFDSDPAPKDQSAPAGVEMMSQAMIRGMMDEEGNQFVAYFLPNEDTIRKRKRDCDEGMDYMPEDLYDYKIAREYNWNVKNKASKGYEENYFFIFRDGDGVYYNELETRVRLSKRRAKAGAQSTTNAVLVCKHRDMNEKELEAQDARKAQLENHEPEDEEEDMDKDMQDSGDDKDKGSGSEAENSGSESEREDEEQEQRGEEEEDEEAKRKRKESVSGSESGGERTREMRDEEEIFGSDDDSDDNEPKNSARSSGGEGSGSEDEGGNRGGSRSRSASPARSDRSSDRSERNQSGSGSDRGSDSSDASDSE is encoded by the exons ATGGCTCCAACGATTCAGACTCAAGCTCAGCGAGAAGACGGACACAG TCGTCAGTCCTCACACAGAACTGTTCCAGAAAG GTCAGGAGTGGTCTGCAGGGTGAAGTACTGCAACAGCCTGCCTGACATCCCCTTCGACCCCAAATTCATCACATATCCATTCGACCAGCACAG GTTTGTACAGTATAAAGCCACTTCTCTTGAGAAGCAGCACAAGCATGAGCTCCTGACTGAACCAGACCTCGGGGTGACCATTGATCTCATCAACCCAGACACATATCGCATTGACCCTAACA TTCTGTTGGATCCTGCTGATGAAAAGCTGTTGGAAGAGGACATCCAGGCTCCATCCAGTTCAAAGAG GTCGCAGCAGCATGCCAAAGTTGTCCCGTGGATGAGAAAGACAGAATATATTTCCACAGAGTTTAACAGATATGGCGTTTCCAACGAGAAAGTGGAGGTCAA gatCGGTGTATCTGTCAAACAACAGTTTACTGAAGAAGAAATCTACAAGGACAGAGACAGCCAGATTTCTGCGATTGAGAAGACATTCGAGGATGCACAGAAATCG ATTGCACAGCACTACAGTAAACCAAGAGTTACCCCAGTGGAGGTGCTTCCTGTGTTCCCTGACTTCAAG ATGTGGATCAACCCATGCGCTCAGGTCATCTTTGATTCCGATCCTGCACCAAAGGACCAGTCAGCACCAGCAGGAGTGGAAATGATGTCTCAGGCCATGATCAg AGGTATGATGGATGAGGAAGGAAATCAGTTTGTGGCCTACTTCCTGCCAAATGAAGACACCATTCGCAAGCGCAAGAGGGACTGTGATGAGGGGATGGACTACATGCCTGAAGATCT GTATGATTACAAGATAGCCAGGGAGTACAACTGGAACGTCAAAAACAAAGCCAGCAAGGGTTACGAAGAGAACTACTTCTTCATCTTCAGAGACGGAGATGGCGTTTACTACAATGAGCTCGAGACGAG agtgcGTCTGAGCAAGAGGAGAGCCAAAGCTGGAGCACAGTCCACCACAAACGCAGTGTTGGTGTGTAAGCACAGAGATATGAATGAGAAAGAACTTGAAGCCCAG gATGCGCGTAAAGCTCAGTTGGAGAATCATGAGcctgaagatgaagaggaagacatGGACAAGGACATGCAAGATTCCG GCGACGACAAAGACAAAGGCAGCGGCAGCGAGGCTGAGAACTCTGGCAGCGAATCGGAGAGGGAAGATGAAGAACAGGAGCAaaggggagaagaggaggaggacgaggaggccaagcggaagaggaaggagagcgTCAGCGGAAGCGAGAGCGGCGGAGAGAGAACCCGAGAAATGCGAGACGAGGAAGAGATCTTCGGAAGCGACGACGACAGCGACGACAACGAGCCCAAGAACTCAGCGAGGAGCAGTGGGGGGGAGGGCAGCGGGAGCGAGGACgaaggaggaaacagaggaggCAGCAGGAGTCGCAGCGCATCTCCGGCGCGGAGCGACCGCAGCAGCGACCGCTCGGAGAGGAATCAGAGTGGGAGTGGTAGCGACAGAGGCTCAGATTCCAGTGATGCTAGTGACAGTGAATAA
- the LOC109999068 gene encoding protein Smaug homolog 2, which produces MMFRDQVGILTDWFKGWNECEQTVALLSLLKRASRTQARFLHICLEHWLADCTEIHILEAEANNAAIVSQWHQEPKEKVVSLLLSHLPLLQPRNSEAKCEYMKLLQKVLSHTIESSLFVEESRQLLSYALIHPATTLDDRTSLAMWLNHLEEHLSSGYAPRAPSSPYHPRQGSDEWPSSAEGLDPGHAWHEKSPSSSTSPAGQNGHMSFPVGMSSPINSNNTGLGGQLQPSPLKKVMSIIPSSPQACGSDWICQDDAGGRQNFISTDHAPLSPQSSVASSGSEQTEDQGSSRNTFQEDGSGMKDVPAWLKSLRLHKYASLFSQMTYEEMMILTEHHLESQNVTKGARHKIALSIQKLRERQCVLKSLEKDILEGGNLRNALQELQQIIITPIKAYSSMSVIQTASDTATTSDAATSPSEAAKTAADKEPGSEGFQTHNPPPCDGDSSVTPISDGDIAGQFTRVMGKVCTQLLVSRPDEENISCYLQLIEKCLTHEAFTETHKKRLVSWKQQVLKLLRLFPRKAMLDMPVYRQKGWTYGSNSLPTAGSVSGGVARRGTRAFQMTPRGLPAGRMGLSPGGIGGASPRHTLTSPALAGQGRQSLWFANPGGSNSMPSQSRSSVQRTHSLPVHTSPQTMLMFQQQECQVPGADLEINPTLESLCLSMTEHALGDGTDRTSTI; this is translated from the exons ATGATGTTCCGAGACCAGGTAGGTATCCTGACAGATTGGTTCAAGGGCTGGAATGAGTGTGAACAGACGGTGGCACTGTTGTCCCTCCTGAAGAGGGCTTCCCGCACCCAGGCTCGCTTCTTACACATCTGCCTTGAGCACTGGCTGGCAGACTGCACAGAAATCCACATCCTGGAAGCTGAGGCCAACAATGCAG CAATTGTCAGCCAGTGGCATCAGGAGCCAAAGGAGAAGGTTGTGTCCTTGCTGCTGTCCCATCTGCCTCTGCTGCAGCCACGCAACAGCGAGGCCAAATGTGAGTacatgaagctgctgcagaagGTGTTGAGTCACACTATTGAGAGTAGCCTGTTTGTGGAAGAAAGCAGGCAGCTGCTGTCCTATGCGCTCATCCACCCTGCCACCACACTGGATGACCGCACCTCTCTGGCCATGTGGCTGAACCACCTGGAGGAGCACCTATCTAGTGGCTATGCACCGCGGGCCCCATCTAGCCCCTATCACCCACGCCAGGGCTCAGATGAATGGCCAAGCTCTGCTGAAGGTCTGGATCCTGGCCACGCCTGGCATGAAAAGTCCCCTTCATCCAGCACGTCTCCAGCCGGCCAGAACGGACACATGTCCTTCCCAGTCGGGATGTCCTCTCCCATCAACAGCAATAACACAG GTCTGGGTGGGCAGCTGCAGCCCAGCCCTCTGAAGAAGGTCATGTCTATCATTCCTTCCAGTCCCCAGGCTTGTGGCTCTGATTGGATTTGCCAGGATGACGCAGGGGGTCGGCAGAATTTCATTTCAACAGATCATGCACCCCTCTCCCCGCAGAGCAGCGTAGCATCCTCGGGTAGTGAGCAGACGGAAGACCAGGGCTCTAGTCGCAACACGTTCCAGGAGGACGGCAGTGGCATGAAAG ATGTCCCCGCATGGTTGAAGAGTCTCCGCCTTCATAAATATGCATCACTCTTCTCCCAGATGACCTATGAGGAGATGATGATTCTCACAGAGCATCACCTGGAGTCACAG AACGTCACCAAAGGAGCACGGCATAAGATTGCCTTGAGTATCCAAAAGCTGAGAGAGAGGCAGTGTGTGCTCAAATCTTTAGAAAAG GATATTTTGGAAGGGGGAAACCTGCGTAACGCCCTCCAAGAGCTGCAGCAGATCATCATCACACCCATCAAGGCCTACAGCTCAATGAGTGTGATACAGACGGCCTCAGACACAGCCACCACCTCGGACGCAGCCACATCCCCGTCAGAAGCcgcaaaaacagcagcagacaaaGAGCCAGGTTCAGAGGGCTTCCAGACTCACAACCCACCCCCCTGTGATGGAGACTCTTCAGTCACACCTATTTCAGATGGCGACATTGCTGGACAGTTCACCCGAGTCATGGGAAAAG tgtgcACCCAGCTGCTGGTTTCCAGACCAGATGAGGAAAATATCAGCTGTTACCTTCAGCTCATTGAGAAGTGTCTGACACATGAG GCTTTCACAGAAACCCACAAGAAAAGGTTGGTGTCCTGGAAGCAGCAGGTCCTCAAACTCCTCCGCCTGTTCCCTCGGAAAGCGATGCTGGACATGCCTGTGTATCGACAGAAAGG ctGGACCTATGGGTCCAACTCCCTTCCCACAGCAGGCTCTGTGAGTGGAGGTGTTGCGCGGCGGGGCACAAGGGCTTTCCAGATGACACCCCGTGGACTTCCAGCTGGGCGGATGGGTCTAAGTCCTGGTGGAATCGGGGGAGCATCTCcaagacacacactcaccagTCCTGCACTGGCTGGCCAGGGTAGACAG AGCCTGTGGTTTGCCAACCCCGGGGGCAGTAACAGCATGCCAAGTCAGAGTCGCAGCTCTGTGCAGCGAACCCACTCACTCCCTGTCCACACTTCCCCACAAACCATGCTCATGTTCCAGCAGCAAG AATGCCAAGTTCCAGGTGCCGACCTGGAGATCAACCCCACGCTGGAGTCACTGTGCCTCAGTATGACAGAGCATGCCTTAGGGG ATGGAACAGACCGGACATCAAcaatatga
- the socs9 gene encoding suppressor of cytokine signaling 9 codes for MSLIKDSGSRGKDRERGARPKVRQSRSEERRDAGSGRKGGKGKKKGLSSHEPVAERPVSDGFEYGELLSDLESRDQTSSSPVRENWRWQGLEVAASLLGQERVTARPGPVSSATDSPAPSEGEGRGSSSSRTLRQKIQDAMGQCFPIKSHSATAPAQPPQALSSSTICASSKRKIHISELMLDDCPFPVGSELAQKWYLIKQHTAPITQPPMLDSAVVCSAPSPAMATVVEDVDDRLRERRRISIEQGVEPPPNAEIHTFEVTAQINPLYKHGPKLAHGMNELAGADRASAHQQQQLLLQRQQQHQLLLQSCLDTLDEVVATASASASASASASIHTCDTISDPLVDPEVTATSMPSRAILPQTENEKSPDGYRIHTQIDYIHCLVPDLRQITNLPCYWGVMDRYEAETLLEGKPEGTFLLRDSAQEDYIFSVSFRRYGRSLHARIEQWNHNFSFDVHDPSVFHAPTVTGLLEHYKDPNSCMFFEPLLSNPIHRTQPFTLQHICRAAISSSTTYDGINMLPIPNALKKHLKEYHYKQRVRVRRMDTWWE; via the coding sequence ATGTCATTAATAAAGGACTCAGGGAGCCGAGGGAAAGATCGAGAAAGGGGGGCCCGGCCGAAGGTGAGACAGAGCCGATCAGAGGAGAGACGTGATGCTGGCAGCGGAAGGAAAGGTGGaaaggggaagaagaaaggccTCAGTTCCCATGAACCAGTGGCCGAGAGGCCTGTCAGTGATGGGTTTGAGTATGGAGAGCTGTTGAGTGACCTTGAGAGCAGGGATCAAACGTCGTCCTCTCCTGTGAGGGAGAACTGGAGATGGCAGGGTTTGGAAGTTGCAGCCTCATTACTCGGACAAGAGCGGGTAACAGCAAGGCCAGGACCTGTTAGCTCTGCTACAGACTCGCCGGCCCCCAGTGAAGGTGAGGGAAGAGGGTCAAGCAGCAGTCGCACTCTCCGTCAAAAAATCCAGGATGCCATGGGGCAGTGTTTCCCGATAAAATCCCACAGTGCGACGGCACCCGCACAACCTCCACAAGCTCTTTCATCGTCAACTATCTGTGCCTCCTCCAAGCGTAAAATCCATATTAGTGAGTTGATGTTGGACGACTGCCCTTTCCCTGTAGGGTCAGAGCTGGCACAAAAGTGGTATCTCATTAAGCAACACACAGCCCCAATCACCCAGCCCCCTATGCTCGATTCTGCAGTAGTGTGCAGTGCTCCGTCTCCAGCCATGGCCACTGTGGTGGAGGATGTAGATGACAGGTTGCGAGAGCGCAGGCGCATCAGCATTGAACAAGGTGTTGAGCCACCACCCAATGCAGAGATTCACACGTTTGAGGTGACGGCACAAATAAACCCTCTCTATAAGCATGGCCCTAAGCTGGCACATGGTATGAATGAGTTAGCTGGGGCTGACAGAGCGTCTGCtcatcaacaacagcagcttctcctccaaagacagcagcagcaccagctcCTACTACAGAGTTGTTTGGATACTCTGGATGAGGTGGTGGCCACagcctctgcctctgcctctgcctctgcctctgcctctaTCCACACCTGTGATACTATTTCTGACCCTCTGGTTGACCCAGAGGTTACAGCGACCAGCATGCCTTCTAGAGCCATACTTCCTCAGACGGAGAATGAAAAATCTCCTGACGGCTACCGCATCCACACCCAGATCGATTACATTCATTGTTTAGTTCCAGACCTGCGGCAGATCACCAACCTCCCGTGTTACTGGGGGGTCATGGATCGTTACGAGGCCGAGACACTGCTGGAGGGAAAACCAGAAGGCACTTTCCTTCTGCGCGACTCTGCCCAggaagactacattttctcCGTTAGCTTCCGCCGCTACGGCCGCTCACTACACGCTCGCATCGAACAGTGGAACCACAACTTCAGCTTTGACGTGCACGACCCCAGTGTCTTCCATGCTCCTACAGTTACAGGATTGCTGGAGCACTACAAGGACCCTAACTCCTGCATGTtctttgagccactgctgtccAACCCCATCCACCGCACACAGCCTTTCACCCTCCAGCACATCTGCAGAGCGGCCATAAGCAGCTCCACGACCTACGATGGCATTAACATGCTCCCCATTCCAAATGCTTTGAAAAAGCACCTGAAAGAATACCACTACAAGCAGAGAGTACGAGTACGGCGAATGGACACCTGGTGGGAATGA
- the gmfg gene encoding glia maturation factor gamma, with protein sequence MSSSLVVCEVDESLKKKLEKFRFRKETNNAAILMKIDMVKQLVILEEEYEDISLDELRDELPERQPRFMVYSYKYVHADGRVSYPLCFIYSSPMGCKPEQQMMYAGSKNQLVQAAQLTKVFETRSADELSEEWLKNQLAFFR encoded by the exons ATG TCAAGCTCTCTGGTCGTATGTGAGGTGGATGAAAGTCTGAAAAAGAAACTGGAAAAGTTCAGATTCCGAAAAGAGACGAACAATGCTGCCATACTAA TGAAAATAGACATGGTGAAACAGCTTGTTATCCTCGAGGAGGAGTATGAG GACATCTCACTGGATGAGTTGAGAGATGAACTTCCAGAGCGGCAACCCAGAT TTATGGTCTACAGCTACAAATATGTCCATGCAGATGGCAGAGTGTCTTACCCTCTTTGTTTCATATACTCCAGTCCAATGG GATGTAAGCCAGAGCAGCAGATGATGTATGCAGGCAGCAAGAATCAGCTGGTCCAAGCTGCACAGCTCACCAag GTCTTTGAAACGAGAAGTGCTGATGAGTTGTCAGAGGAGTGGCTCAAGAATCAGCTGGCATTTTTTCGCTGA